A DNA window from Hydrogenophaga taeniospiralis contains the following coding sequences:
- a CDS encoding J domain-containing protein: MKHGRSRLLPALLDFERSPGRYRVVLREPRPLFEHIGSVMLLAAGRPVPGLPVAAASTPELRRAARFFVRTVMLRPGSDAFTLLGLGPGFEPAQLREHYRLMIRLTHPDFATTGEGWPADAATRVNLAHDLLSSPERRAAHAAARHTPAAGAPMRLRPALPRPTFPKPAPARDATRAGWLSARARLVLAGAGAVLAAGAFLLIGPVGHEGSLAVRRALPAQAPVPLEGGPASTPGAPEPPQREAPRP, encoded by the coding sequence ATGAAACACGGCCGCAGCCGCCTGCTGCCCGCGCTGCTGGACTTTGAGCGCTCGCCCGGGCGCTACCGGGTGGTGCTGCGCGAGCCGCGCCCGCTGTTTGAGCACATCGGCAGCGTGATGCTGCTCGCCGCCGGACGCCCGGTGCCGGGCCTGCCCGTTGCAGCGGCGAGCACGCCCGAGCTGCGCCGCGCGGCGCGCTTTTTCGTGCGCACGGTGATGCTGCGCCCGGGCTCGGACGCCTTCACCCTGCTGGGCCTGGGCCCGGGCTTCGAGCCGGCGCAATTGCGCGAGCACTACCGGCTGATGATCCGCCTGACGCACCCGGACTTCGCCACCACGGGCGAAGGCTGGCCCGCCGACGCGGCCACGCGGGTCAACCTGGCCCACGACCTGCTCTCGTCGCCCGAGAGACGGGCGGCCCACGCCGCTGCGCGTCACACACCGGCCGCCGGCGCGCCGATGCGCCTGCGGCCCGCACTGCCCAGGCCCACGTTCCCCAAGCCCGCACCGGCCCGCGATGCAACGCGCGCGGGCTGGCTGTCCGCGCGCGCCCGGCTGGTGCTGGCCGGCGCGGGCGCGGTACTCGCGGCGGGCGCGTTCCTGCTCATCGGCCCGGTGGGCCATGAGGGTTCTTTGGCGGTGCGCCGTGCGTTGCCGGCGCAGGCCCCCGTGCCGCTGGAGGGCGGACCGGCGTCGACCCCGGGGGCGCCCGAGCCACCGCAGCGGGAGGCGCCGCGGCCATGA
- a CDS encoding murein transglycosylase A, with product MVHHTMNTSNTRAPRASSNNKVMTAIDGSWRDGAPAAQRALQMLRVGAWALIVGSLGACAIDPYPYPAPPPSAPAPTSVTDNDPLPPAQQRGKSRWTPVRWAELPGWGQDRLHEAWNAWVRGCERPVSGHTALCGEVRQLSIATPAEQQAWVVRRFQPYRVSEPDGSLPQGLLTGYYEPILPASRVPTATHRTPLYGPPDGLRPGQPWYSRQDIDTLPAARAALQGKAIAWLADPIDALILQIQGSGRLNVSEPDGSQRQVRVAFAAHNGHPYQSVGRWLLDQRAISEASWEAIKAWAARNPQRQSEMLWSNPRTVFFREEKLSELDARFGPRGAQGVPLTPGRSIAVDPQSIPYGTPVWLATQGPTLSQQKLVLAQDTGGAIVGAVRADLFTGWGGWTDPAYTVAAALKQPLQLWVLWPR from the coding sequence ATGGTCCACCACACGATGAACACCAGCAACACCAGGGCGCCCAGGGCTTCCAGCAACAACAAGGTCATGACGGCGATCGACGGTTCGTGGAGGGATGGCGCGCCAGCGGCGCAGCGGGCACTGCAGATGCTGCGTGTGGGCGCGTGGGCCCTGATTGTAGGAAGCCTCGGTGCCTGCGCCATCGACCCGTACCCCTACCCCGCGCCCCCGCCAAGTGCACCCGCGCCCACGTCCGTCACCGACAACGACCCGCTGCCCCCGGCGCAACAGCGGGGCAAGAGCCGCTGGACCCCGGTGCGCTGGGCCGAACTGCCCGGCTGGGGCCAGGACCGCCTGCACGAGGCCTGGAACGCCTGGGTGCGCGGCTGCGAGCGGCCGGTCAGCGGCCACACCGCGCTGTGTGGCGAAGTGCGCCAGCTCTCCATCGCCACGCCGGCCGAACAGCAGGCCTGGGTGGTGCGCCGCTTCCAGCCCTACCGCGTGAGCGAGCCCGACGGCAGCCTGCCCCAGGGCCTGCTCACCGGTTATTACGAACCCATCCTGCCCGCCAGCCGCGTGCCCACCGCCACCCACCGCACGCCCCTGTACGGCCCGCCCGACGGCCTGCGCCCGGGCCAGCCCTGGTACAGCCGGCAGGACATCGACACCCTGCCCGCGGCCCGGGCCGCGTTGCAGGGCAAGGCCATCGCCTGGCTGGCCGACCCGATCGACGCGCTGATCCTGCAGATCCAGGGCTCCGGCCGGCTCAACGTCAGCGAGCCCGACGGCAGCCAGCGCCAGGTGCGCGTGGCCTTTGCCGCGCACAACGGCCATCCCTACCAGAGCGTGGGGCGCTGGCTGCTCGACCAGCGCGCGATCAGCGAGGCCTCGTGGGAGGCGATCAAGGCCTGGGCGGCGCGCAACCCGCAGCGCCAGAGCGAGATGCTCTGGAGCAACCCGCGCACCGTGTTCTTCCGCGAGGAAAAGCTCTCGGAGCTGGACGCGCGCTTCGGCCCGCGCGGTGCGCAGGGGGTGCCGCTCACCCCGGGCCGCTCGATCGCGGTCGACCCGCAGAGCATCCCCTACGGCACGCCGGTGTGGCTGGCCACGCAAGGCCCCACGCTCAGCCAGCAGAAACTGGTGCTGGCGCAGGACACGGGCGGCGCCATCGTGGGCGCGGTGCGCGCCGACCTGTTCACCGGCTGGGGCGGCTGGACCGACCCGGCCTACACCGTGGCCGCCGCGCTCAAGCAGCCGCTGCAGCTGTGGGTGTTGTGGCCGCGCTGA
- a CDS encoding GumC family protein translates to MASTDQHPLPAVPGPSGSLALRRESALSAQTMARGEPGALAEDRIDLKTIWRTLFKHKWTIGSITALCTLGAMMYTLRITPQYQSVALLQIDRAAQKVVGFNTDVEVDEGPASDQLQLRTQIELLKSRSLAERVIDEMGLYKPDAPATPPSEADADDAAAPTGSEPIDQARSLAAKLLRNLRTLFTPSQADQRALSRTGTVAQFENAISVEPIRNSRLVELRVLNPDPELAARIANTMAKAFIASNIERRMDSSIYARQFLEDQIRQTKAKLEESERVINTYAKKNEILNLGEKGSAATQTFVDFSAALAKAEQDRIKAETLYNQVKLNPESAPQAVTNEAIRAYKEQRARLEAEYARDLAVYKPDYPAMVQARAQIAELEGRIKTEVNNILASIQGQYIAASRAEEQLKAKVASSRSEVLTVQDRSVDMNLLSRELDTNRQVYDSLLQRLKEVSVTAGITTNNVSIVDEASVPLFPAKPNLKVNIGLGVMLGLFLGMLAALLREQMDDSVKHANEIETLFHLPLLGLIPFTRPKLGRNEPVALLTHRDPRSTFAEAYRSMRTALQFSTADGAPQRFMVTSCGKGEGKTTTALALAINFAQLGQKVLLIDADMRKGWVHQMLKVSNERGLSNLLSGDRGSDGLMQDTAVANLSVITAGPVPPDPVELLMGPKLGQLLEKAQAMGYQQIVIDGPPLLGIADAIVLGNQIQHIVFAVKAGGTRKDSIRDALRRLRNAGLAPMGMALTHARNEHTSDYAYAAYYGYGYGDGYTPPSAARPSPAPSPNKPPVPLPAGTRIEPTLDPSGA, encoded by the coding sequence ATGGCATCCACCGACCAACACCCATTGCCCGCCGTTCCCGGCCCCTCGGGCTCGCTGGCCCTGCGCCGCGAGAGCGCCCTGTCCGCACAGACGATGGCCCGGGGCGAACCCGGGGCCCTGGCCGAAGACCGCATTGACCTCAAGACCATCTGGCGCACGCTGTTCAAACACAAATGGACCATTGGGAGCATCACCGCCCTGTGCACCCTGGGGGCCATGATGTACACGCTGCGCATCACGCCGCAGTACCAGAGCGTGGCCCTGCTGCAGATCGACCGCGCGGCGCAAAAGGTGGTGGGCTTCAACACCGACGTCGAGGTGGACGAGGGCCCCGCATCCGATCAGCTGCAGCTGCGCACCCAGATCGAGTTGCTCAAGAGCCGCAGCCTGGCCGAGCGGGTGATCGACGAAATGGGGCTGTACAAGCCCGACGCACCCGCCACCCCGCCCAGCGAGGCCGACGCGGACGATGCTGCGGCGCCGACCGGCAGCGAGCCGATCGACCAGGCCCGGAGTCTGGCCGCCAAACTGCTGCGCAACCTGCGCACGCTCTTCACCCCATCGCAGGCGGACCAGCGCGCGCTTAGCCGGACGGGCACCGTGGCGCAGTTCGAAAACGCGATCTCCGTGGAGCCCATCCGCAATTCGCGCCTGGTCGAACTCCGGGTGCTCAACCCCGACCCGGAGCTGGCCGCGCGCATCGCCAACACCATGGCCAAGGCCTTCATCGCCAGCAACATCGAGCGCCGGATGGACTCGTCGATCTACGCGCGGCAGTTCCTGGAGGATCAGATCCGCCAGACCAAGGCCAAGCTGGAAGAGAGCGAGCGCGTCATCAACACCTACGCGAAGAAAAACGAGATCCTGAACCTGGGCGAGAAAGGCAGCGCGGCCACCCAGACCTTCGTGGACTTTTCCGCTGCGCTGGCCAAGGCCGAGCAAGACCGCATCAAGGCCGAGACGCTGTACAACCAGGTGAAGCTCAACCCCGAAAGCGCGCCCCAGGCGGTGACCAACGAGGCCATCCGCGCCTACAAGGAGCAGCGCGCCCGGCTGGAAGCGGAATACGCCAGGGACCTGGCCGTCTACAAACCCGACTACCCCGCCATGGTGCAGGCGCGGGCCCAGATCGCCGAACTGGAAGGGCGCATCAAGACCGAGGTGAACAACATCCTCGCCAGCATCCAGGGCCAGTACATCGCCGCCAGCAGGGCCGAAGAACAGCTCAAGGCCAAGGTGGCCAGCAGCCGCAGCGAGGTGCTCACGGTGCAGGACCGCAGCGTGGACATGAACCTGCTGAGCCGCGAGCTGGACACCAACCGGCAGGTGTATGACAGCCTGCTGCAGCGCCTGAAAGAGGTGAGCGTGACCGCGGGCATCACCACCAACAACGTGAGCATCGTGGACGAGGCCTCGGTGCCGCTGTTCCCGGCCAAGCCCAACCTGAAGGTCAACATCGGCCTGGGCGTGATGCTGGGCCTGTTCCTGGGCATGCTGGCGGCGCTGCTGCGCGAGCAGATGGACGATTCCGTGAAGCACGCCAACGAGATCGAGACCCTGTTCCACCTGCCCCTGTTGGGCCTGATTCCGTTCACCAGGCCCAAATTGGGCCGCAACGAGCCCGTGGCCCTGCTGACCCACCGCGATCCGCGCAGCACCTTTGCCGAGGCCTACCGCTCCATGCGCACGGCGCTGCAGTTCAGCACCGCCGATGGCGCACCCCAGCGCTTCATGGTGACGAGCTGCGGCAAGGGCGAGGGCAAGACCACCACGGCGCTCGCGCTGGCCATCAACTTCGCCCAGCTGGGCCAGAAGGTGTTGCTGATCGATGCCGACATGCGCAAGGGCTGGGTGCACCAGATGCTCAAGGTGTCCAACGAGCGCGGCCTGTCCAACCTGCTGAGCGGGGACCGCGGCAGCGACGGGCTGATGCAGGACACCGCGGTGGCCAACCTGAGCGTGATCACGGCGGGCCCGGTGCCGCCCGACCCGGTGGAACTCCTGATGGGCCCCAAGCTGGGCCAGCTGCTGGAGAAGGCGCAGGCCATGGGCTACCAGCAGATCGTGATCGACGGGCCGCCGCTGCTGGGCATCGCGGATGCGATCGTGCTGGGCAACCAGATCCAGCACATCGTGTTTGCCGTGAAGGCGGGCGGCACGCGCAAGGACAGCATCCGGGACGCCCTGCGCCGCCTGCGCAACGCGGGCCTGGCCCCCATGGGCATGGCGCTCACGCACGCGCGCAACGAGCACACCAGCGACTACGCCTACGCCGCCTACTACGGCTATGGCTACGGCGACGGCTACACCCCACCCAGCGCCGCCCGGCCGAGCCCGGCGCCAAGCCCGAACAAGCCGCCGGTCCCGCTGCCGGCCGGCACCCGCATCGAGCCCACACTGGACCCGTCCGGCGCCTAG
- a CDS encoding two-component system sensor histidine kinase NtrB — MSVTASSPLPRTRHLLPSRRWRLWGALLLLVLLLLGVLVFLAAEYEEGRDQAALEADAVAVASDMRSALVRNVQTLQSLHSVAPTPDSWVGPAAELLGQHREIVRLEWRDSAYRLIAQRDTPYLPDLFGYLHREQALPDLRQACDNAQRVSGPSFSPSYFWPMSGGQGQELMEMCLPVVRTGVPAGFLVATYSLPGLLAELTNKDLLRGRGLAFTEADGTRLALHSSASGSRRTLLASSLLDLPGHTLMLRLESPRLGGKGPFGLFPNVLTAVVGVLSLALLAVLALLGRDIRRRQRAELELAQALAFRKAMENSLVTGLRARDMHGRITYVNPAFCQMVGFSAEQLVGSGLPAPWWPPELVDEYQQRQAVRLAGQILPREGYESVFQRSDGTRFPVLIIEAPLIDAQGHQTGFMSAILDLSEQRRVEELNRASQERLQATARLATVGEMASLLSHELNQPLAAIASYASGTLNLLEEPASPGHPLPQGDLKQAMRRISEQAERAGRVIKSVADFVRRREQVREAVAPASLIEAILPLLGLQAKKQGIRVQTLVAPGCPPVLCDRTMVEQVLLNLARNGVQAMPIGDPASGSGLRVLTLAVSQLRLHSGQSEGGLPRKDWVEFAVTDHGQGLSAEVRDKLFTPFFTTKAEGMGLGLSLCRTVIEQHGGALTYEPAQPRGTVFRFTLPAA; from the coding sequence ATGTCCGTGACGGCCTCTTCTCCGCTGCCGCGCACCCGCCACCTGTTGCCCTCGCGCCGCTGGAGGCTCTGGGGGGCCCTGCTGCTGCTGGTGCTGCTGTTGCTGGGTGTGCTGGTGTTCCTGGCGGCCGAGTACGAAGAGGGGCGCGACCAGGCCGCGCTGGAGGCCGACGCCGTCGCGGTGGCCAGCGACATGCGCAGCGCCCTGGTGCGCAACGTGCAGACCCTGCAATCGCTGCACAGCGTGGCGCCCACGCCCGACTCCTGGGTTGGCCCGGCGGCCGAGCTGCTGGGCCAACACCGCGAAATCGTGCGCCTGGAATGGCGCGACAGCGCCTACCGGCTCATCGCCCAACGCGACACCCCCTACCTGCCGGACCTGTTCGGCTACCTCCACCGGGAGCAGGCCCTGCCCGACCTGCGGCAGGCCTGCGACAACGCGCAGCGCGTGTCGGGGCCCTCGTTTTCGCCCAGCTACTTCTGGCCCATGAGCGGCGGCCAGGGCCAGGAGCTGATGGAGATGTGCCTGCCGGTGGTGCGCACCGGCGTGCCGGCCGGGTTCCTGGTGGCCACCTACTCGCTGCCGGGCCTGCTCGCCGAGCTCACCAACAAGGACCTGCTGCGCGGGCGCGGCCTGGCCTTCACCGAGGCCGACGGCACCCGCCTGGCCCTGCACAGCAGCGCCTCGGGCAGCCGGCGCACCTTGCTGGCCAGCAGCCTGCTTGACCTGCCCGGCCACACCCTCATGCTGCGGCTGGAGAGCCCACGCCTGGGCGGCAAGGGGCCTTTCGGCCTGTTCCCCAACGTGCTCACCGCCGTCGTGGGCGTGCTCTCGCTGGCCCTGCTCGCGGTGCTCGCGCTGCTGGGGCGCGACATCCGGCGCCGCCAGCGCGCCGAGCTCGAGCTGGCGCAGGCCCTGGCCTTTCGCAAGGCGATGGAGAACTCGCTGGTCACGGGGCTGCGCGCGCGCGACATGCACGGCCGCATCACCTACGTCAACCCGGCGTTCTGCCAGATGGTGGGGTTCAGCGCCGAACAGCTCGTCGGCTCCGGCCTGCCCGCGCCCTGGTGGCCGCCCGAGCTGGTGGACGAATACCAGCAGCGCCAGGCGGTGCGGCTGGCCGGCCAGATCCTGCCGCGCGAAGGCTACGAGTCGGTGTTCCAGCGCAGCGACGGCACCCGCTTCCCGGTGCTCATCATCGAAGCGCCGCTGATCGACGCCCAGGGCCACCAGACCGGCTTCATGAGCGCCATCCTCGACCTGAGCGAACAGCGCCGCGTCGAAGAGCTCAACCGCGCCTCGCAAGAGCGCCTGCAGGCCACGGCCCGGCTGGCCACCGTGGGCGAGATGGCCTCGCTGCTGAGCCACGAGCTCAACCAGCCGCTGGCGGCCATCGCCAGCTACGCCAGCGGCACGCTCAACCTGCTCGAAGAACCCGCGAGCCCGGGGCACCCCCTGCCCCAGGGCGACCTCAAACAGGCCATGCGGCGCATCAGCGAGCAGGCCGAGCGCGCCGGGCGCGTCATCAAGAGCGTGGCCGACTTCGTGCGCCGGCGCGAGCAGGTGCGCGAGGCCGTGGCGCCGGCCAGCCTGATCGAGGCCATCCTGCCGCTGCTGGGCCTGCAGGCCAAGAAGCAGGGCATCCGCGTGCAGACCCTCGTGGCCCCTGGCTGCCCGCCGGTGCTGTGCGACCGCACCATGGTCGAACAGGTGCTGCTCAACCTGGCGCGCAACGGGGTGCAGGCCATGCCCATCGGCGACCCGGCGTCGGGCTCCGGCTTGCGCGTGCTAACCCTGGCGGTGAGCCAGTTGCGCCTGCACTCGGGCCAGAGCGAGGGTGGTCTGCCGCGCAAGGACTGGGTCGAATTCGCCGTGACCGACCACGGGCAGGGGCTGAGCGCGGAGGTGCGCGACAAGCTCTTCACCCCCTTCTTCACCACCAAGGCAGAGGGCATGGGCCTGGGCCTCTCCCTGTGCCGCACCGTGATCGAGCAGCACGGCGGCGCGCTGACTTACGAGCCGGCCCAGCCGCGGGGCACGGTGTTCCGGTTCACGCTGCCAGCGGCCTGA
- a CDS encoding tyrosine-protein phosphatase yields MIDLHSHILPGIDDGAKTLDDSLAMARIAVADGIHTMACTPHIYPGMYMNDGPGIAQACRRLQTELDRRGIALKLVVGADVHLVPGLVDGLRSGRVPTLHGSRYFLLEPSHSTPPPRLEASVFQLIAAGYTPIITHPERLSWVEGHHPVFLRLIAQGAWMQVTAGALTGVFGQRARYWGERFVGEGHTHLLATDAHSTGRRLPRLTEGLAVARRLVGDGEARRLVVERPTAVLKDLPPQGFGLPHTPADPETGRPSMISRWLSKRHPTP; encoded by the coding sequence ATGATCGATCTGCACAGCCACATCCTGCCGGGCATCGACGACGGGGCAAAGACGCTGGACGATTCGCTGGCGATGGCGCGCATCGCCGTGGCCGACGGCATCCACACCATGGCCTGCACGCCACACATCTACCCCGGCATGTACATGAACGACGGCCCGGGCATCGCACAGGCCTGCCGTCGCCTGCAGACGGAGCTGGACCGCCGTGGCATTGCGCTGAAGCTGGTGGTGGGGGCGGACGTGCACCTGGTGCCCGGCCTGGTCGATGGGCTCAGGAGCGGGCGGGTGCCGACGCTGCACGGCTCGCGCTACTTTTTGCTGGAGCCTTCGCACAGCACGCCGCCGCCACGGCTGGAAGCGTCGGTGTTCCAACTGATCGCGGCGGGCTACACGCCCATCATCACGCACCCGGAGCGGCTGAGCTGGGTGGAGGGCCACCACCCGGTGTTCCTGCGGCTGATCGCGCAAGGCGCCTGGATGCAGGTGACGGCCGGGGCGCTGACGGGCGTCTTCGGCCAGCGCGCCCGGTACTGGGGCGAGCGCTTCGTTGGCGAAGGCCACACCCACCTGCTGGCCACCGACGCGCATTCCACCGGCCGGCGCCTGCCGCGACTGACCGAGGGGCTGGCGGTGGCGCGTCGCCTGGTGGGCGACGGGGAAGCCCGCCGTCTGGTGGTCGAGCGGCCGACGGCGGTGTTGAAAGACCTGCCACCGCAGGGCTTTGGGTTGCCCCACACGCCAGCGGATCCGGAAACGGGTCGGCCTTCGATGATCAGCCGATGGCTGTCAAAGCGGCACCCGACGCCTTGA
- a CDS encoding carbon-nitrogen hydrolase family protein: MKVAAIQMVSGISLDANLSEALRLLRQAAHDGAELAVLPEYFCFMGHQDADKLLIAETPGLGTVQDFLSDAARDLKMWVVGGTLPMATDDPAHAANASLVYTPRGENVSRYDKIHLFRYDNGRESYDEATVLVAGDTPTVFECKARDGQGWRVGQSVCYDLRFGELYRMLAADLLLVPAAFTHTTGQAHWEVLLRARAIENQAYVIASAQGGLHENGRRTWGHSMVIDPWGEVMALQAEGPGVVLAELDMERLRNVRQQLPALQHRRL, encoded by the coding sequence ATGAAAGTCGCCGCCATCCAAATGGTCTCGGGCATCAGCCTGGACGCCAACCTCAGCGAAGCCCTGCGCCTGTTGCGCCAGGCCGCGCACGACGGGGCCGAGCTGGCCGTGTTGCCCGAGTACTTCTGCTTCATGGGCCACCAGGACGCGGACAAACTCCTGATCGCCGAGACCCCGGGGCTGGGCACGGTGCAGGACTTCCTGTCCGACGCCGCGCGCGACCTGAAGATGTGGGTCGTCGGCGGCACCCTGCCCATGGCCACCGACGACCCCGCGCACGCCGCCAACGCCTCGCTGGTCTACACCCCGCGCGGCGAAAACGTCAGCCGCTACGACAAGATCCACCTGTTCCGCTACGACAACGGCCGCGAGAGCTACGACGAGGCCACCGTGCTGGTCGCGGGCGACACGCCCACCGTGTTCGAGTGCAAAGCGCGCGACGGCCAGGGCTGGCGCGTCGGGCAGAGCGTCTGCTACGACCTGCGCTTCGGCGAGCTCTACCGCATGCTCGCGGCCGACCTGCTGCTGGTGCCCGCGGCCTTCACCCACACCACCGGCCAGGCCCACTGGGAGGTGCTGTTGCGCGCCCGCGCGATCGAGAACCAGGCCTATGTGATCGCCAGCGCGCAGGGCGGGTTGCACGAAAACGGCCGCCGCACCTGGGGCCACAGCATGGTGATCGACCCTTGGGGCGAGGTCATGGCCCTGCAGGCCGAGGGCCCGGGCGTGGTGCTCGCCGAGCTGGACATGGAGCGCCTGCGCAACGTGCGCCAGCAGTTGCCCGCGCTGCAGCACCGCAGACTATGA
- a CDS encoding response regulator transcription factor, protein MTQYPDAKVFLVDDDAGVREALAWLLRTRRLLSEGFDSADAFLAEIGGWSDAPSDPSCVLLDVRMPGTSGLALFEHLLTLPWQAALPVIFLSGHADVATAVDAVKRGAFDFCEKPFSDNALVDRVEQALHRSAQVLAERRARRELQQRLAGLTERERDVMHLVVAGLPNKLVADQLHISVRTVEVHRSRVFDKMGVKSAVELANALRQV, encoded by the coding sequence ATGACCCAGTACCCCGACGCCAAGGTCTTTCTCGTCGATGACGATGCGGGCGTGCGCGAAGCGCTGGCCTGGCTGTTGCGGACGCGGCGGCTGCTCAGCGAGGGCTTCGACAGTGCCGACGCCTTCCTGGCCGAGATCGGTGGCTGGAGCGACGCGCCGAGCGATCCCAGCTGCGTGCTGCTCGACGTGCGCATGCCCGGCACCAGCGGGCTCGCGCTGTTCGAGCACCTGCTGACCCTGCCGTGGCAGGCCGCGCTGCCGGTGATCTTTCTCTCGGGCCACGCCGACGTGGCCACCGCGGTCGATGCGGTCAAGCGTGGCGCCTTCGACTTCTGTGAAAAACCGTTCTCCGACAACGCCCTGGTCGACCGTGTCGAGCAGGCGCTGCACCGTTCGGCGCAGGTGCTGGCCGAGCGCCGCGCCCGGCGCGAGCTGCAGCAGCGGCTCGCTGGCCTGACCGAGCGCGAGCGCGACGTGATGCACCTGGTGGTCGCGGGCCTGCCCAACAAGCTGGTGGCCGATCAGCTCCACATCAGCGTGCGCACGGTGGAGGTGCACCGCTCGCGCGTGTTCGACAAGATGGGCGTGAAATCGGCCGTGGAACTGGCCAATGCGCTGCGCCAGGTTTGA